TTATCCCACAACCTAATACAGGAGTTTTGGCCTCGTCTTGTTCTGCAATactttccaatttattgaaaagaatagATTCTGAACCACCAAACcaaaattttttaaatatttttgatctTTTAGTTTTACCTTTGGTATTTTCGTATAATTTAATAGCTGTTTCTTTAGCTTCTTCATCACCAAGTGAAGGGTTAAAtctcttcaataattgaCCTGCAAATTTAACTCCAGCACCATATATTCTCCcataattaaatattttagcTTCATTACGTGAACATCCTAAAATTTGTGCTGTTTTCGTATGCAAATCTGTACCTTCATTTTTAGTACCTTCCAAACACATCCATCCAATGGCTGTCCCACCATGGATGTTAAAAACAGAATCACCAACTAGTGATGCAATCCACAATTCCTCACTATCAACATCTGCTCCGACAAAACAATAACCTTTAGGTGCTTTGATTAAGGTCTTCAACTCAGATCCAATTCTATTACCCTTTGCGTTCGATGCTGTTAACCAGGTATTTTCAACTGCTCTTCTAGTAACGGTTCCCATTGGAATAACTGTTGGTAATATTATAGCGAGATTATCCTGTTCATTAAAAGCATCaactgatgatgaagaactGAGCTCTTGGAATTGGTCAGGGAAATCCTTTCGAGATACAACAAATTGAGACTTAATTCTTTCTCTAGCTGCCATCCAATAAGATCCAGATGAATTCATATTTAATGCCTGATGAGCTAACTCAGAATCAGATTTGAGAACGCCTTTTTCGAAAAAATGGATGTACGGTTTACTCAGTAATGTAGTGCAATTAAATGCTGGACCATTGGGATGAGGAACTTTTAACAATATTTGATCACTTGTACCATCCTCATTAATGGAATTAGTATCACGTCTGTATTGAGCAATGGAATCCTCATCAGCAATTAtgtaattttttgatttaaatgtttcaaattcatctcTATGGACAGGGAAGCACCATCCAGATTCTTTAGTCCATACAACAGGATGATCTTCCCAAGATagtttaaagaaaattggTATACTTCTAGATTTTATAGTTATTTGTGGTGTTTTCGAATCTTTGTTGGCAAATAAACTTCTGTACCACTCAGGGTACCCCGGTAATTTTTGACCTTTAACTGGTACACCTTTTTTCGTCATACGTATAGGTTTCATGGTCCAGTCTAATTGTCTTAACCATGGATCTTTGGGTACGACTCgtgataatttttcagaatCATCTTTCAGCTTGACAAgttcttcaattgattctatgattttattttctatcattaatttggaattttgatataattCTTCAGCGTTTTGAATATAGTTATTCCAAGCAGTTTCAGTAGTAGGAAGTATGAAGGAACTTAGAGCTCTGAGAGCTCCAAATGAAACAGGATGTGGACATTTCTTCAAGAACATTCGAAGCACTTTATCAAATACACGGCTTGTTgcatcaacatcatcacTACAATAAgtcattaatttttgaaaattctCTACTACAATAGTTTTATCCAATGATGCGAAATAATCACGAGGTTCTTTATCCATTTTGATTCCGCAATGGAATAATGCAACATCACTTAATGAGTTCATAGTAGAAACATTTAACCATGGATCTTCCTCCTCTTCTAAGTTATTCAAGGAGCTGGTACTTATTCCAGTTATCCCATCCGTATCCTCAGTTTCAGTGGTCGTCCTCATGCTTTCTTCAACTttagcttcttcttcttcgagTAATTTCCgcttctttttcatttgaacAAACATTGGCCTTTGTCTTGAACACAACCCAGAGGTTGCGACATGCAATGATTGTGTATCCAAGAAAAATGTTTTGGAAGGTTTGAAATTGTATTCTTCAAGGACACGAGCTCTATCGTAACCCACATTATGACCTATTATTAATCTTGGGGTTGTTGTATTGTCACCTAACGGTACTAAATGTTTGATTTCATCAGAATCATTGGTGGTATCTGCATCACAGATATATGGTGAGCACCAAGAATACCATGCCTTATCGGAGACTGCTGTAGCTAAGGTAGGATATGGTGAGAGTTTGTACATAGTTTCTACATCAAACACTATAGTTGTCTCTTTAGGATACGGTACTTGTTCTGGCTTTTTATTAGGTTCATATCTTGTCCAACCTGGAGTTCTAACCCATTGTAAAGGTTTCGGTATTATAGTTGTGAATTTATTAAGAGCCATCGTCTTATATGGTTCTGATGCAAAATGACCTAGTTTTTGGAAATGTTCATCTAACGAATTGCCTTGTAATTTCGGGAGTTCAAAAGAGATAGGTTCTGAAATGGAAGTTTTCTTGCCAAGAAGTCCATggttttttaataattgtttagAAAGGTTGATTAAGTTTGCACGTTCTTCAGTAGTCATCGATTCTTCTTTGAGACTATGCTTTTTGTTACCGAATAATTGAGCATGGAGGGACTTACTTAGGTGTTGAATACCAACAGGATTTATTCTTGGAGTTTCTTTGAAGGTAATTGGTTCAGTAGATTGATATCTTCTTGATAACTGAAACCTAAGTCTGTGATAAACGATGAGCTGAGATCTTGAAAATCGCCTTGATGGAATTCTCTTCACGGTAAACGAATGCATTTAGGATAGGAGTTTGATACCCTCTATCTAGGAGACAAGATACAATAACGTTAAAATGTGGTAGAATAAGAATTTGTAACCTTCTTATTGAGTCCTGTTTTACCAATCTTTCAGCCAATTCATTtatgatatatttcataaatttaatattgtatattacattatttttcacttcCAACTAGACGCGAAAACGAACATGAAACAGAGAAACCTTTCCTTAAATCAAAAACCAAGTCATTTAAATTGAGATGACCAAAAGCTGTTAGTGTTGCGAGCATAGAACAACAAATCAGCATCTTGTAATTATTGTGAAATTCTCCaccaatttcttttttggtTAACTACATTTCCCCACCTTAGGtacattattatatgtttCTCAAAGCTGGTTTAACGCTACTACGGCATCCTCCAACTTATTCTACACAATTCAGACCGCTACTTCGAGTAACAAATTCAACTTTTACATATTCCAAACGATTCCAATCTAACACCACTTTACAAGTACCGTTAATTTACAAACAACTACTATCATTAAAGCCAATCACGCCGAATGATTCTTATATTTCCTGCACAGTGTTTAACGAAAAAGGTGATGTAGTCGCAGTATCGCaaaagtttcaaaaatggGCCTTTTTGAGAGATCATAAACTATATCCTCGAGATCTTCGAAAAATCGATACTACTCAAGTGGATATTATTCCAAGTATACTCGTCAAACCTAATTGTTTCCTTATTAATATGTTACACATTAAAGCCTTGATTGAAAAGGATAAGATTTTCATCTTCGATACCAGTAACCCATCAGCTGCTGTCAAATTAGGTGTATTGATGTATGATTTGGAATCTAAGTTGTCTTCCACGTCTGTATCACCGACTTTAAAATCTATGGGTGGGACGCAACTATATGAACATAAAGCTTTAGAAAGTATATTGATTAATGTTATGAGTACTTTAGAAACTGAATTCCACTTCCACCATGATTTATGTAGTCACATTttgaatgaattagaaaatgaagtGAACAGGGAAAAACTTCGAGATTTACTTATAAAATCTAAGAAATTATCACTTTTCTATCAAAAATCCTTGTTGGTGAGACAAGTTCTGGATGAACTTTTAGAAagtgatgaagatttaGCTTCCATGTATTTGTCTGTGCATAGGactgaagatgatgatttcgCTGATTTGGAAATGTTGTTAGAAACGTATTACACCCAATGTGATGAATATGTTCAACAAGCAGCATCTTTAATTCAAGATATCAAATCTACagaagaaattgttaatattatcttAGACGCGAATagaaattcattaatgtTATTAGAATTGAAAGTGACTATTTATACTTTAGGTTTCACTGTAGCAACTTTGTTGCCAGCTTTCTATGGGATGAACCTGAAAAACTTCATTGAAGAGTCTTATCTTGGGTTTGGAGCAGTGGtgtttctttcaattgtgTCTGCATTCATGGTTACTGGTTCCAATTTTAAAGCTTTAAGATCAGTAACGAAATTGACCATGCTTGATAACAACACAAGTAATGTCACCAAGCTACCATCCGTTGAAGTATTACAAGAGACAAAAAGTCAAATGACCAAGGAAGGAACCTCTCAGTTATGGGCAAGATCAATACAACGGTTAAGGCAGATTTGGTTAGGTACTAACGGTATGAATTCTGTAAGTCATCGTAAATGGACTAAAGAAGATAGAGATTTGGTATGGAAATGGTTAACAGACGATCCTAAGGATTGAATGACTAGCGAGATGAACCATCCATATTTTTGATAGAGATTATATAGCATATGCATTAGTATTTTATTTCCATAATTTTCcttgtaaataataaaggaaCTAATAGAAAATTGTTCTCAATAAGATTTTAATATTCAACTGAGATTTTTGAATCAACACTTTTATTTTGACTCGAGACAATGACGCCGCACACAGATAGTCTATGTAGCTAATGGGAAGAGTTGTAccttgtttcttcttttttaatCACATAATACATCAATttctattgaaaaaactGGTTggtttttatatttttatacaCAGTTTGTGAGGCATTAACTATTACATTCAtttcaattatatttttttaaatttatatattcgTAGAAGAGCAAATATTTTATGGATCGTAGTTATTGATTCTTTTCATATATTATACATGAGTGTAAACAACGAACTCATCGATCTTAGTTctttaattgatatttCTCAGTTTCCCCTTATATGGTTAACTTTTCtctcaataatttttcaatttcagaAACAGCTTCTGTTGCAGCATCAGGTTTATCACCCATACCTTGGAAGACGTTACCTTTACCACCAGCTTTACCACCAATGACATTTGAAACTTGTTTCGCCAAAACAGCACCGTCAACACCTTTAGCCAAAGCAGCATCTGAAATGTAACAACCGTGAGCAATCTTACCATTGCTATCATTACCagtcaataaatatatagattTATCTTTGGCAGAAGATTTAATATAGTTAATGGCTTCAGTAATAGCTTTTGCGTTAACTGGGATATCAATGAACTTAACGAAATATGGAGCATCAGCATTTTCAGTGAAATATGTCTTAACTTCATCTAAAGTTTGTTTGGCTTCCTTCTTGGCTCTAGATTTAACTTCATCCTTAACGACTTTTTCAATGGCAGTGaatttttccttcaattCGTGTTTGTTAATGACGGAAATAGACAATTGACCCAATTTAACACctaattcctttaattttttttcctttaatgGAGAGAACGGTAGTTTTTCAGCGGTTTCTAATTCTGATGCAAATTCGTTGGCGATTCTTTGAGCTTCGAAAGCTTCAGAACCAGTAACAGCGACAATTCTTCTAATACCCTTAGCAATACCACTTTCTTCCAAGACAAcga
The Naumovozyma dairenensis CBS 421 chromosome 5, complete genome DNA segment above includes these coding regions:
- the MIP1 gene encoding DNA-directed DNA polymerase gamma MIP1 (similar to Saccharomyces cerevisiae MIP1 (YOR330C); ancestral locus Anc_7.64), which gives rise to MHSFTVKRIPSRRFSRSQLIVYHRLRFQLSRRYQSTEPITFKETPRINPVGIQHLSKSLHAQLFGNKKHSLKEESMTTEERANLINLSKQLLKNHGLLGKKTSISEPISFELPKLQGNSLDEHFQKLGHFASEPYKTMALNKFTTIIPKPLQWVRTPGWTRYEPNKKPEQVPYPKETTIVFDVETMYKLSPYPTLATAVSDKAWYSWCSPYICDADTTNDSDEIKHLVPLGDNTTTPRLIIGHNVGYDRARVLEEYNFKPSKTFFLDTQSLHVATSGLCSRQRPMFVQMKKKRKLLEEEEAKVEESMRTTTETEDTDGITGISTSSLNNLEEEEDPWLNVSTMNSLSDVALFHCGIKMDKEPRDYFASLDKTIVVENFQKLMTYCSDDVDATSRVFDKVLRMFLKKCPHPVSFGALRALSSFILPTTETAWNNYIQNAEELYQNSKLMIENKIIESIEELVKLKDDSEKLSRVVPKDPWLRQLDWTMKPIRMTKKGVPVKGQKLPGYPEWYRSLFANKDSKTPQITIKSRSIPIFFKLSWEDHPVVWTKESGWCFPVHRDEFETFKSKNYIIADEDSIAQYRRDTNSINEDGTSDQILLKVPHPNGPAFNCTTLLSKPYIHFFEKGVLKSDSELAHQALNMNSSGSYWMAARERIKSQFVVSRKDFPDQFQELSSSSSVDAFNEQDNLAIILPTVIPMGTVTRRAVENTWLTASNAKGNRIGSELKTLIKAPKGYCFVGADVDSEELWIASLVGDSVFNIHGGTAIGWMCLEGTKNEGTDLHTKTAQILGCSRNEAKIFNYGRIYGAGVKFAGQLLKRFNPSLGDEEAKETAIKLYENTKGKTKRSKIFKKFWFGGSESILFNKLESIAEQDEAKTPVLGCGITTSLMKRNLKSNSFLPSRINWAIQSSGVDYLHLLCCSMTYLIAKYNLNARLTISIHDEIRYLASEKDKYKVAMALQISNIWTRAIFCEQMGIDDLPQNCAFFSAVDIDHVMRKEVDMDCTTPSNKVPIPHGENLDIIKLLAKPESLLIDPDSSVDVSQFSYKYREPVFSEYNRAYSKDFWKYFLKMQVQDTKWKVDSLENSYLKEATAESFHKNGYKTEYGLLDYLRDVKGKKIRKKNIMENSFLTDYSVDVQPIKIEPTCSGEDYNILHSVALSNDTGNMKLKNIQVK
- the MRS2 gene encoding Mrs2p (similar to Saccharomyces cerevisiae MRS2 (YOR334W); ancestral locus Anc_7.62), encoding MFLKAGLTLLRHPPTYSTQFRPLLRVTNSTFTYSKRFQSNTTLQVPLIYKQLLSLKPITPNDSYISCTVFNEKGDVVAVSQKFQKWAFLRDHKLYPRDLRKIDTTQVDIIPSILVKPNCFLINMLHIKALIEKDKIFIFDTSNPSAAVKLGVLMYDLESKLSSTSVSPTLKSMGGTQLYEHKALESILINVMSTLETEFHFHHDLCSHILNELENEVNREKLRDLLIKSKKLSLFYQKSLLVRQVLDELLESDEDLASMYLSVHRTEDDDFADLEMLLETYYTQCDEYVQQAASLIQDIKSTEEIVNIILDANRNSLMLLELKVTIYTLGFTVATLLPAFYGMNLKNFIEESYLGFGAVVFLSIVSAFMVTGSNFKALRSVTKLTMLDNNTSNVTKLPSVEVLQETKSQMTKEGTSQLWARSIQRLRQIWLGTNGMNSVSHRKWTKEDRDLVWKWLTDDPKD